One stretch of Lytechinus variegatus isolate NC3 chromosome 17, Lvar_3.0, whole genome shotgun sequence DNA includes these proteins:
- the LOC121431115 gene encoding uncharacterized protein LOC121431115 encodes MGWKILLNLSCLSLMISLCFACGASSTGSRKPNKPFHGILTEPMADVWLGAIEFVDFTCGLPTKPDTPNEQPTANPLRNVPSNYANQIAQSMKLPTGKVNPYKFDHSFVYFRGKTFEWGASVVYDYGEATIGRDPHVCPAIWSLQRGSNCTLDQAEKMARDFGPIHGAYHLFTNNCHHFAEWLMKKLIAGDCILK; translated from the exons ATGGGCTggaaaatattgcttaacttgaGCTGTTTGTCTCTGATGATATCTCTTTGTTTTGCGTGTGGTGCGTCCAGTACAGGCTCGAGAAAACCGAACAAACCCTTCCATGGCATCCTAACCG AACCTATGGCAGATGTCTGGCTCGGAGCCATAGAATTCGTCGACTTCACATGTGGTCTCCCTACAAAACCTGACACACCTAACGAACAACCAACTGCTAATCCTCTTCGCAACGTACCGTCTAACTACGCCAACCAAATTGCACAAAGTATGAAACTTCCAACCGGCAAGGTCAACCCGTACAAGTTTGACCACTCCTTCGTTTACTTTCGGGGCAAGACCTTCGAGTGGGGTGCTAGCGTCGTCTACGACTACGGAGAAGCGACCATCGGGCGCGACCCTCACGTTTGTCCTGCCATCTGGAGCTTGCAGAGAGGAAGCAACTGCACCTTGGACCAGGCAGAAAAGATGGCAAGAGACTTTGGACCGATTCATGGAGCGTATCACCTATTCACAAACAACTGCCATCATTTCGCTGAGTGGTTGATGAAGAAGCTTATTGCTGGCGATTGCATCCTCAAATAG